The Streptomyces sp. NBC_01463 DNA window GACTCGGCCTCGCTCGCGGTGCTCGCGGGCGACGACGTCCAGTACACCGGCCGCGTCGCGACCCGGCGCATCATGAACGTCAACATCACCGTCGGGACGCGCTTTCCGGCGCACGCGACCTCCATGGGCCGCGTCCTGCTCGCCGCGCTGCCCGCCACGGAACGCGCGGCCCGCCTCGCCGCGGCGGAGCCGCACGCCCTGACCCCCTACACCGTCACCCGCCCCGACGAACTGGGCGCCGCCCTCGACCGTGCCCGGGCCGACGGCTACGCGCTGGTCGACGAGGAGCTGGAGGTGGGGCTGCGTTCGGTGGCCGTCCCCCTGCACGACCGCCGGGGCACGGTCGTGGCGGCGGTCAACGTCGCCATGCACAGCAGCAGCCGCACTCTGGAGGAGTGCGTCACGGACGTACTGCCCCGGCTGCGCGAGGCGGCCGGGCGCATCGAGGCCGACCTGCACATCACCGAGCGGTACGTCCGGGTCCCCGCGATGTGATCACGCAGGACGCCCCGTGCCGCTCCTCACGCACCCGCCTCAGAGTTCACCGCAAGGGCCGCAGTGCGGCGAACTCCGGGGCGGTCATGCCATCAGCTCCCCCGGTGCCCCGTCCAGGCGTTCTGGACGGGGCGGGCCGGTGACGACCGGTCAGTGCGCCGTGGTCTGCGGGGCGACCTCGACCAGCAGGGCCTGCCCCGGGTTGAGCGTCGGCAGGGGCAGTCCCGCACCCGTCAGTACGGTGCCGGGCAGTGCCACCCAGTCCTCGACCGCCGCCCGGTACCAGGCGGGTCCGGTGATCTGGTGCACGGAGGGCAGCCCGGCCTCCGTACGGATCCGGACCCGGTAGCCGCGTCCCGGGGCGAGGCCAGGGAGGCGGACGCGGCCCGACTGAGCCGGCACGGACGTCCGGGTCCGCACCCAGCAGAACAGCGCGGCCCCGGCGTCGGGGGCGACGACCCCGTGCAGCTGTGTCGCGTCGTCATCGAGGTCCGCCCGCACCACCCGGCCGCCGTGCAGCAGCCCGCGCACCTCCTTGTAGAGCGCGGCCCAGCGCGTCAGCGTCTCCAGTTGCTCCGGTGTCCGCGCGGTCAGGTCGTCCTCGATGCCCGCGTGCCCGAACAGCGCGGTGATCAGCCGGAACGAGTCGTCGGCGACCCGGCCCGTCGTATGGCTCCGCGGGCCCCCGACGTGGGCGCCGACGAGCTCGGGCGGGAGCAGCTGGCCGGTCCACCGCTGGATGGTCTGGCGTTCCAGCGGGTCGTTGCAGTCCGAGGCCCACACCCGGTCCGTGCGGGCGAGCACCCCGAGGTCGACGCGCCCGCCCCCGCTGGAGCACGACTCGATCTCCAGGCCGGGCCTGCGGGCCCTGAGTGCGTCCATCAGCCGGTACAGGGCCCGGGTCTGGGCGTGCACCCCCGGCCGGTCACCACCGTGCGCACCCCGGTGGACCGCCTCGTGCAGCTCCCGGTTGTGGTCCCACTTCAGGTAGTCGATGCGGTACTCGGCGACGAGGGCGTCCAGCGCCTCCAGGAGATACGCGAACGCGTCCTCGTGCGCCACGTTCAGCACGTACTGGTGGCGGGCGCTCGGCCCCAGGCCAACGGACGGGCCGAGCAGCCACTCGGGGTGCTCCCGGGCCAGCCGCGACGCGAGGCTCACCATCTCCGGCTCCACCCAGAGCCCGAACTGCATGCCGTGGGCGTGCACCCGGTCCGCGAGCGGGCTCAGCCCCTCGGGCCACACCTGCGGGTCCACGGCCCAGTCGCCGAGCCCGGCCGTGTCGTCCCGGCGGCCGAGGAACCAGCCGTCGTCCAGGACGAGTCGCTCCACCCCCACCGACGCCGCGGTGTCGGCCAGTGCGAGGAGCCTTTCGGGGCGGTGGTCGAAGTAGACCGCCTCCCAGGTGTTCAGGGTCAGCGGACGCGGTGACGAAGGATGCCCGGGCCGGGCACGGAGCATCGTGTGGAAGCGGCCGGCCAGTCCGTCCAGGCCCTCGTCGGACCAGGCGAAGAAGCACTCGGGCGAGGTGTAGCTGTCCCCCGGGCCGAGCCGGATCTCGCCGGGTGCGAGGAGCTCACCCCCGCCGAGGACGCCGCCGTGGACCCCCGCGCCCTCGGGCAGCCGCTCGGCCAGCCAGCGCTGGTTGCCGCTCCAGCCGACGTGCAGGGCCCACACCTCGCCGCTGCGGAAGCCGAATCCGGGCACCCCGACCGTCAGCAGATGGGGCGCGTCGAGGCCCGGCTTTCCCCGGCGGATCTCGCGGACGTGCCCGCCGAAAGCGAGCGGGCCGCGCTGCGGGGAGCGTTCGCGGCACCACTTGCCGGTGAAGTCCAGGATCTCCTGGGCCCGGTTCGGCAGCGGGAGGAGTGCGGTGGTGGCGGAGAGGTCGTACGGGGCGGCGGTGCCGGACGCGTCGGGCGGGCAGGCCACCCGGGTGTGCACACCCAGCACGCCGGACGGGTCGAGCCGGTAGGTGAGGGTGAGATCGAGGCCGGCGTCGGCGTCGTGGAGGCCGATGACCAAGGCGTCCTGGCTCTGTTCGGCGCCGGTCATCGTGACCCGGGGCGTGGTGGCGGTGCCGGCCCGGTGGCCCTGGTGGGCCGGGGTGCCCGACCAGCCGTCGGCCTCGGTGGGCCAGACGGTGAACTGCCGCGCCTCGTCAAGGGAGTTGTTGAGGGCGACGCCGTCCGCCGTCAGCCCCAGGGCGGCGAGGCCCTCGTCGGTCAGCTCGCCGAGGTCCTCGCCCCAGTGCAGGATGCGGGGCAGCGGAGCACGGAGCTCGACGACGAAACTCACCCCGGCTGCGCGCAGGTGTGCGGTCCGGTCGGTGATGCGGGTCATGCCTTGTCCTCTCGAAACCAGTGGGGCGGGGTCGTGGCTCCACCGCCCGGCGGAGACGGCCTCCTGCCGGAACCCGGCGCAACGGCCCTACCCCGATGGACGGTTCACGAACTGCTCTTCACGAACTGCTCCACGGCGCACTCTTCGCCGCGACGAAGCTAACGATAATTTCCTTCCATCGTCAATATATTCCGTGCCATCCCGAGCGGGGATCGACCACTCGCGCCACCTGCGCCGTAACCGATCCATCCCCTTGCTTTCGGGCAGAAGGTAATCTCGACGGGGTGAACCTCTCCCACCGGCCGCCGTCCGCAGCCCTCGTGCTCCAGACCCTGCTGACCCAGGGACCGTTGACCCGGGCGGAGCTCGGACGCCGTACCGGGCTGTCCTCGGGGGCGGTCACCAAGGTCTCGGCCCCCCTGCTCGACGACGGCTGGATCACCGAGCTCGGCCCGTCCGGGGAACGGCAGCCCGGACGGCCCGCCACGCTGGTGGCGGTCCGGCCCGGACGTGCCCGGTTCATCGGGATCAAGGTGACGGCGGACGAACTGATCGGCATGCTCGTCGACCTCACCGCCACCCCGCTGACCACCCGGCGGGTCCCGCTGCGCTCCCGGGACGTCGGCACGGTGGTGAAGGCGGTCGCCCGCCTGGCCGGCACGCTCTCCGGTGCCGCGGAGGGCGAGAGGGGTGAGGCCGGTCCGGCGGTGCACAGTATCGGCGTGACGGTCTCGGGCGACGTGGACGGACCGGCCGGCATCGTGCGCTACTCCCCCTTCCTCGACTGGCACGGGGTGCGGCTCGCCGCACTGGTCGAGGAGGCGACCGGCATCGCGACGGCCGTCGAGAACGACGTCCGGGCCCTCACCGTCGCCGAGCAGTGGTTCGGCGCGGGGGTCGGGCTCTCCTCCTTCGCCCTGGTCACGGTGGGCGCGGGGGTGGGCTGCGGGATGTCGGTCGACGGGCGCGTGATCGCGGGGGCGTACGGGGTGTCGGGCGAGCTGGGGCATCTGCCCGTCGGCGGTACCGACCGGGTCTGCACCTGCGGCAACACCGGCTGCGTGGAGGCCGTCGCCTCGACGCAGGCCATCGTCGAACAGGTGCAGGAGCGGACGGGGGACACGGATCTGTCGCTGGCGGGCGCCGTCCGCCTGGCGCGCGCGGGGGACGCGGCCGCACGCGGGGTGTTCACCCGGGCGGGGCGGGCCCTCGGCCTGGCCATCGCGTCGGTGGCCAACCTCATCGGGCCGGAGCGGATCATCATCTCCGGCGAGGGCGTTGCCGCGTACGACCTGTTCGCCGAGGAGATCCGCCGGTCCTTCGCCGACCAGGCGTTCGGCGCGGCCGCCCGGTGCGAAATCCTGGTGCGGCCGCTGCCGTTCGAGACCTGGGCGCGCGGCGGCGCCGCCGTCGCGGCGCACCGCCTGTTCGCCCCGCTCCCCGGCAGGAACGAGGCGACCGCCGGGCTCCGGGCCGTGCCCGGCGGGCCGTTCGCGGCCGGTCACGCGTAGGGGTCGAAGGGGATTCCCGCAGGCTTCGCCCTGGCCAGGTGAGCGGCGAAGTTGCCGTCCTTGAGGCCGAAGACGGCGCTGCCGAAGTCGGCCTGCACCAGCGCGTCCCGGACGCCCGCGGGGTAGCCGTTCCAGCCCACGAGGTCGGGGAACTGCCACTGGTGGTAGTGGTTCTCGGGCGGCTCGTCGCCGGTGGTCGCGGGGCGGAAGCAGTGCGTGCCGATCCCGTCCTTGTGGTAGACGACCTTGGGGTGCGTACCGTCCCACTTCATCGCGTCCCGGGCATACACGTCGAAGTTGCCGTGGGCGGAGGTGGAGACGTACTTGGCCTCGTTGTCCTGCACCCAGACCACGACGTGCTCCCAGTCGTGGCGGTGCCCGCCGAGTCCGCTGCCGGCCACCGCCTGGTCCTTCTCGAAGTAGAGGCCGTACATGATCGCGCACCAGCCGTTGTTGCACAGCGAGCGGGCGTAGCCGTTGGTGTTGTCCAGGTCGGAGGCGTCGTGGCAACTGCCGTTGACCGCACCCGTGGTGTTCAGCCCGGGTGCCACCGTGCCGTCCGCGCCGATGGCGGGGGTCGGGTAGCAGCCGTCCCCGTCGTAGTCGAAGGCGGGCTGGAAGGTCTGTTCCAGCCCGTCCGCGTTCGCGGGCAGGGCGCCCGGCACGGCCGCGAACGCGCTGCCGGACGAGGCGACGACGAGCACCGCGGCCGCGGCCAGGGTGAGCGACGCCCTGCGGAGCCGTCCTGAGTTCTTCACTGCTGCCTCCTGGTTGACGTCCGCCTGCCGGACTCGCCACGCGATGGCATGCCCATGTCGAACGACAGGGAACCCAACCCGTTCGTTTGAGTTTTTTTATTGACAGAGGAAATTAACTCCCCTACGTTTCCGGCCATGTCACCGACCAACCTCGTCGAGACGTTCCCGGCGGCAACGCCGGCCGGCTCGCTGGTGTTCACCACGGCTCTGTCCCAAGGGCCGCTCTCCCGTGTGGAGATCGCCCGCCGGACCGGGCTCTCCTCGGCCGCCGTCACCAGGGCCGTGCGTCCGCTGATGGACACCGGATACGTCGTCGAGGACCTGGACGGCAGCACGCCGCCCGCGGTGGGCCGGCCGGCCAACCCGGTACGCGTCAACGGCGGTCGGGCTCTCTTCATCGGGGTCAAGGTGACCGCGGACGAGGTCATCGCGGTGCTCGCCGACCTCTGCTGCCGGGTCCGGACGGCCCGTCACGCACCGCTGCCCGGAAGGGCTCCGGCCGAGGTGATCTCCACGGTCGCCGCGCTCACCGCCGGACTCCTCACCGAGGCGCAGGCGTACGGCGTCGGGGTGCGCGGCCTGGCCGTCGCGGTCTCCGGCGATGTGGACCGGGCCGCCGGTGTGGTCCGGTACTCGCCGTTCCTCGACTGGCGCGACGTCGACCTCGCCGCGCTCATGGAAACGGCGACCGGGCTGCCCGTCACAGTGGACAACGACGTGCGGGCGCTGACCGTGGCCGAGCAGTGGTTCGGCTCAGGGGTCGGGCGCTCCGACTTCGCCCTGGTCACGGTCGGAGCCGGGATCGGCTGCGGACTGGTCGTGCACGGCCGGGTGGTGGCCGGGGCGCACGGGGTGGCCGGCGAGATCGGTCATCTGTCCATCGATCCGCTGGGACCGCTGTGCCACTGCGGCAACCGGGGGTGCGTCGAGGCCATCGCCTCGGACTCGGCCATCGTCCGGCGCATCGAGGAGGAGACGGGACGGCCGGTCGGCGGGCCCGCGCACGCCCTGGAGCTGGCACGGTCCGGGAACCCGGTGGCCTGTGCGGCGTTCGCCCGTGCCGGTGCCGCCATCGGCCGGGGCATCGGAGCGGTCGCCAACCTGCTCGGTCCCGAGTGCGTGATCATCTCCGGCGAAGGCCTCGCGGCGTACGACCTGTTCGCCGCGCAGATCCGTGACGCGTTCGCCACCACCGTATTCAGCACAGCCGCGCAGTGCGACGTGATCACACGCCCGCTGCCGTTCGAGCAGTGGGCGCGCGGGGCCGCGGCCACTGCCATCCAGACCTTCATCGGGTCCGACACCTTCTAGGAGTAGCGATGTCTGAGCAGAGCCGCATACCGGGGCAGGGCGGTCCGGGCCGCCGGCGTGTCATGGGCGGGCTGATGGGCGTGGGCGCCGCGGCACTGGCCGCCCCCGCGCTGACGGCCTGCGGGGGCGGGGCCGCCGCCGACCCGAAGACGGTGACCTTCGGGTCGAACGGTGCCGACGCCACCCCCAAGAAGGCGTACGAGGCGCTGACCACGGCATTCAAGAAGGACAGCGGACTCGACGTCAAGACCAACACCGTCGACCACGACACGTTCCAGAAGAGCATCTCCAGCTATCTGCAGGGCACTCCGGACGACGTCTTCACCTGGTTCGCGGGCTACCGCATGCAGTACTTCGCCAAGAAGAAGCTCTGCGCACCGCTGGACGACGTGTGGGAGAAGATCGGCGGCGGCTTCAGCGAGGCGGCCAAGCAGCTCTCCCGCGGCGAGGACGGAAAGTACTACTTCGTTCCGCTGTACAACTACCCCTGGGCCGTCTTCTACCGCAAGAGCCTGTTCAGGGAACGCGGTTACCGGGCACCCGCCACCTGGGACCAGTTCGTCGCGCTGGCCAAGCAGATGAAGAAGGACGGGCTGTCGCCCATCGCCGCCGGCTACGGCGGCGGGGACACCTGGAGCATCCTCGGCGCGTTCGACTACCTCAACCTGCGGGTCAACGGCTACGAGTTCCACATGTCGCTGCTGGGCGGCGACGTCAGCTGGACCGACCCCCGGGTGCGGGCCGTGCTGGACCACTGGCGGGAGCTGAGCCCGTACTACCAGGAGCGGGCCGGCGGCCGCTCCTGGCAGGACGCCGCCCAGTCGCTGCTGGACAAGAAGTCGGGCATGGCCGTGATCGGCCTGTTCCTCGGACAGCAGATCAGCGACCCGAAGCTGCGGGACGACATCGACTTCTTCGCCTTCCCGGAGATCGCCCCGTCGCACGGCCAGGACACCGTCGAGGCGCCGACCGACGGATTCATGCTCAGCCGCCGGCCCCGGAACGAGAAGAAGGCGAAGCAGTTCCTCGAATTCCTCGGCGGAGCCCGGGCGGAGGGCCTGTACATGGGGGTCGACCCGAGCAATGTCGCCGTGCACGGCGACGCCGACACCAGCGGCTACAACGCCCTCCAGAAGAAGTCCGCCGAACTCATCTCCAAGGCCCGCCACATCACCCAGTTCGGTGACCGGGACAGTGACCCGGGCTTCATCTCCACCGTCGTGCTGCCCGGACTGTCGCAGTGGCTGAGCAGCCCCGACGACGGCGCGGCCGCGCTCAAGAAGATCGAGTCGCAGCGTTCGCGATTCTTCGCCGCCTGACCGACCCAGGGAAGCCCCACCCATGTCCTCCGTACCTTCCGCGCCGCCCGGCACCCGGCGGACGCGACGGCCACGACGGCTCGGCCTCTCCGACCGGCTCTTCCTCACCGTGATCGTCGGCATCCCGCTGCTCGCCCTGCTGCTCTTCGTCTGGCTGCCGGCGCTCGCGTCGCTCGCCCTGTCCTTCACCCAGTGGGACGGGCTCGAACTGTCCGGCATCCAGTGGACCGGCCTGGACAACTACCGGGAAATTCTCACGAATTACCCGCCGTTCTGGCCGGCCGTCCAGCACAACGTCATCTGGCTGCTCTTCACCGCCCTGCTGCCCACCCCGTTCGGCATCTTCCTGGCCTACCAGCTCGACCGGAAGATCCGTTTCACCCGGATCTACCAGACCGCGATCTTCCTGCCCATGGTGCTGTCCCTGGCCGTGGTGGGTCTCATCTGGGAGATCATCTACAACCCCGACAACGGTCTGCTGAACGGCATCCTCGCCACAGCCGCCCCGGGCCACCACATCGACTGGCTGGGCGACCCGGACCTCAATCTGTGGATGGTGCTCATCGCCTCGGCGTGGCGGCACACCGGCTACATCATGATCCTCTACCTGGCCGGTCTGAAGGGCTTCGACCCGGCCCTCAAGGAGGCGGCCGCCCTCGACGGGGCCAACGGCCGGCAGACGTTCCTGCGCGTGGTCTTCCCCGCCCTGAAGCCCGTCAACGTGATCATCCTGGTCGTGACGGCCATGGAGTCGCTGCGCGCCTTCGACATCGTGTACGTGCTCGGCGGCGGCGTCGGCAGCAAGCCCGGGATGGAGCTGCTGTCCCTGCTGATCACCGACAACATCATCGGCGAGTCCAGCCACATCGGTTACGGATCGGCGCTCGCGATGATCATGCTGGTGATCTCGCTGGCGGCCATCGGCACCTTCCTCGTACAGAACTTCCGCAAGGAGGACCAGTGACGGTCACCGCATCGCCGCCGCGCGTCCGCGGCTCATCGGCCCGCCGCCCGCCGTCCGCGCCCGCAGCGGCCCGGCCCCGGCGTCAGACCGGACGCCATGTGATGCTGGCCGGCATCTCCCTGCTGTGGCTGGTCCCGCTGCTGTGGGCCGTCTTCACCTCGCTGCGGCCGTACGAGGACACCGCGGCGCACGGCTACCTGTCCTGGCCGCGCAGCATCGGACTGGACAACTTCACCGCCGCCTGGGGCCAGTCGGGCATGCCGCACTACTTCTGGAACTCGGTCCTGGTCACCGTTCCCGCGGTGCTCGGCACGCTGTTCTTCTCGGCCGCCGTGGCGTTCTTCGTGTCGCGGTTCGACTTCCGGTGGAACATCGCGCTGCTGATGCTGTTCACCGCGGGCAATCTGCTGCCCGCGCAGGTCCTGATCACCCCGCTCTACCGGCTGTACCTCCAGGTGCCGCTGCCCGCCTGGATGAGCGATTCGCTGCTTCTGTACAACTCGTACTGGGGCATCATCGCCATCCACATCGCGTACCAGTGCGGCTTCTGCACCTTCGTCCTCAGCAACTACATGAAGACGATCCCCAAGGAGATCACCGAGGCGGCGCTGGTCGACGGCGCGCAGGTGTGGCGCCAGTTCCTGCAGATCGTGCTGCCGCTGTGCCGTCCGGCGTTCGCCGCGCTGGCCACGCTGGAGTCGATCTGGATCTACAACGACTTCTTCTGGCCGCTCGTGCTGATCGAGACCGGCGACAAACGGCCGGTGACCTCGGCACTCGCCAGCCTCCAGGGGCAGTACTTCACCAACCCGAACCTGATCGCGGCGGGGGCGCTGATGACGGCCGTGCCGACGCTCCTCGTGTACTTCGCGCTGCAGCGCCAGTTCATCAGCGGCCTCACCATCGGCGCGGGCAAGTAGCCGGGCCGTACCGAACCGTCCTGTCCACCCGCACACAGAGCAGGAGACCACCCGCATGCACTCCCCCGCCCGATCCACGAGACGAGCGGTGCGGGCCGTGACGGTCCTCGCCGTCACGGCCGCCCTGGCCACCGCGCTGCCCGCGGCGCAGGCCGCACCCGGCACCGTCGCGGCCGCCCCGGCGAAGGCCGCCCCCGCGCAGCGGCCGGCCGAGAAGCCGTTCATGGGGTGGAGCAGCTGGTCCATGCAGACCAGCTCGTACCCCGGCCTCAACCCCACGGGCCAGTACAGCTATCTGACCGAGGCCAACGTGCTCAAGCAGGCGGACGCCATGGCCGCCAAGCTCAAGCGCTTCGGCTACGAGTACATCAACATCGACGCGGGCTGGTGGCGCGGCCAGGACTGGACGCCCGAGTTCGACGGGTACGGACGGCAGCAGGCCGACCCGGAGCGCTTCCCGCGCGGGATGAAGCCGGTCGCCGACGACCTGCACGCCAAGGGCCTCAAGGCGGGCATCTATCTCCCGGTCGGCCTGGAGAAGGAAGGGTACGGCGGCGGCACGCTGCCCATCTGGCACGCGCCCGGCTGCACGACCGGTGACATCGTCTATCCCGATCTGCGCACGACGAACGGCTGGGACAGCTCGTACAAGATCGACTTCTCCCGGCCCTGCGCCCAGAAGTACGTCGACTCCCAGGCGCAGCTGATCGCGGACTGGGGCTACGACTTCCTGAAGCTCGACGGGGTGGGT harbors:
- a CDS encoding alpha-galactosidase, which produces MTRITDRTAHLRAAGVSFVVELRAPLPRILHWGEDLGELTDEGLAALGLTADGVALNNSLDEARQFTVWPTEADGWSGTPAHQGHRAGTATTPRVTMTGAEQSQDALVIGLHDADAGLDLTLTYRLDPSGVLGVHTRVACPPDASGTAAPYDLSATTALLPLPNRAQEILDFTGKWCRERSPQRGPLAFGGHVREIRRGKPGLDAPHLLTVGVPGFGFRSGEVWALHVGWSGNQRWLAERLPEGAGVHGGVLGGGELLAPGEIRLGPGDSYTSPECFFAWSDEGLDGLAGRFHTMLRARPGHPSSPRPLTLNTWEAVYFDHRPERLLALADTAASVGVERLVLDDGWFLGRRDDTAGLGDWAVDPQVWPEGLSPLADRVHAHGMQFGLWVEPEMVSLASRLAREHPEWLLGPSVGLGPSARHQYVLNVAHEDAFAYLLEALDALVAEYRIDYLKWDHNRELHEAVHRGAHGGDRPGVHAQTRALYRLMDALRARRPGLEIESCSSGGGRVDLGVLARTDRVWASDCNDPLERQTIQRWTGQLLPPELVGAHVGGPRSHTTGRVADDSFRLITALFGHAGIEDDLTARTPEQLETLTRWAALYKEVRGLLHGGRVVRADLDDDATQLHGVVAPDAGAALFCWVRTRTSVPAQSGRVRLPGLAPGRGYRVRIRTEAGLPSVHQITGPAWYRAAVEDWVALPGTVLTGAGLPLPTLNPGQALLVEVAPQTTAH
- a CDS encoding ROK family transcriptional regulator translates to MNLSHRPPSAALVLQTLLTQGPLTRAELGRRTGLSSGAVTKVSAPLLDDGWITELGPSGERQPGRPATLVAVRPGRARFIGIKVTADELIGMLVDLTATPLTTRRVPLRSRDVGTVVKAVARLAGTLSGAAEGERGEAGPAVHSIGVTVSGDVDGPAGIVRYSPFLDWHGVRLAALVEEATGIATAVENDVRALTVAEQWFGAGVGLSSFALVTVGAGVGCGMSVDGRVIAGAYGVSGELGHLPVGGTDRVCTCGNTGCVEAVASTQAIVEQVQERTGDTDLSLAGAVRLARAGDAAARGVFTRAGRALGLAIASVANLIGPERIIISGEGVAAYDLFAEEIRRSFADQAFGAAARCEILVRPLPFETWARGGAAVAAHRLFAPLPGRNEATAGLRAVPGGPFAAGHA
- a CDS encoding NPP1 family protein; this encodes MKNSGRLRRASLTLAAAAVLVVASSGSAFAAVPGALPANADGLEQTFQPAFDYDGDGCYPTPAIGADGTVAPGLNTTGAVNGSCHDASDLDNTNGYARSLCNNGWCAIMYGLYFEKDQAVAGSGLGGHRHDWEHVVVWVQDNEAKYVSTSAHGNFDVYARDAMKWDGTHPKVVYHKDGIGTHCFRPATTGDEPPENHYHQWQFPDLVGWNGYPAGVRDALVQADFGSAVFGLKDGNFAAHLARAKPAGIPFDPYA
- a CDS encoding ROK family transcriptional regulator yields the protein MSPTNLVETFPAATPAGSLVFTTALSQGPLSRVEIARRTGLSSAAVTRAVRPLMDTGYVVEDLDGSTPPAVGRPANPVRVNGGRALFIGVKVTADEVIAVLADLCCRVRTARHAPLPGRAPAEVISTVAALTAGLLTEAQAYGVGVRGLAVAVSGDVDRAAGVVRYSPFLDWRDVDLAALMETATGLPVTVDNDVRALTVAEQWFGSGVGRSDFALVTVGAGIGCGLVVHGRVVAGAHGVAGEIGHLSIDPLGPLCHCGNRGCVEAIASDSAIVRRIEEETGRPVGGPAHALELARSGNPVACAAFARAGAAIGRGIGAVANLLGPECVIISGEGLAAYDLFAAQIRDAFATTVFSTAAQCDVITRPLPFEQWARGAAATAIQTFIGSDTF
- a CDS encoding ABC transporter substrate-binding protein codes for the protein MSEQSRIPGQGGPGRRRVMGGLMGVGAAALAAPALTACGGGAAADPKTVTFGSNGADATPKKAYEALTTAFKKDSGLDVKTNTVDHDTFQKSISSYLQGTPDDVFTWFAGYRMQYFAKKKLCAPLDDVWEKIGGGFSEAAKQLSRGEDGKYYFVPLYNYPWAVFYRKSLFRERGYRAPATWDQFVALAKQMKKDGLSPIAAGYGGGDTWSILGAFDYLNLRVNGYEFHMSLLGGDVSWTDPRVRAVLDHWRELSPYYQERAGGRSWQDAAQSLLDKKSGMAVIGLFLGQQISDPKLRDDIDFFAFPEIAPSHGQDTVEAPTDGFMLSRRPRNEKKAKQFLEFLGGARAEGLYMGVDPSNVAVHGDADTSGYNALQKKSAELISKARHITQFGDRDSDPGFISTVVLPGLSQWLSSPDDGAAALKKIESQRSRFFAA
- a CDS encoding sugar ABC transporter permease gives rise to the protein MSSVPSAPPGTRRTRRPRRLGLSDRLFLTVIVGIPLLALLLFVWLPALASLALSFTQWDGLELSGIQWTGLDNYREILTNYPPFWPAVQHNVIWLLFTALLPTPFGIFLAYQLDRKIRFTRIYQTAIFLPMVLSLAVVGLIWEIIYNPDNGLLNGILATAAPGHHIDWLGDPDLNLWMVLIASAWRHTGYIMILYLAGLKGFDPALKEAAALDGANGRQTFLRVVFPALKPVNVIILVVTAMESLRAFDIVYVLGGGVGSKPGMELLSLLITDNIIGESSHIGYGSALAMIMLVISLAAIGTFLVQNFRKEDQ
- a CDS encoding carbohydrate ABC transporter permease gives rise to the protein MMLAGISLLWLVPLLWAVFTSLRPYEDTAAHGYLSWPRSIGLDNFTAAWGQSGMPHYFWNSVLVTVPAVLGTLFFSAAVAFFVSRFDFRWNIALLMLFTAGNLLPAQVLITPLYRLYLQVPLPAWMSDSLLLYNSYWGIIAIHIAYQCGFCTFVLSNYMKTIPKEITEAALVDGAQVWRQFLQIVLPLCRPAFAALATLESIWIYNDFFWPLVLIETGDKRPVTSALASLQGQYFTNPNLIAAGALMTAVPTLLVYFALQRQFISGLTIGAGK